A region of the Saccharomyces eubayanus strain FM1318 chromosome V, whole genome shotgun sequence genome:
TATAAACCTTTGAGTTTTGCTTCCAGGAATTATTTAGTGAAAGCTTTAGCCGATCTTGTCACGTAGggaattctttttttcttgccgACTGGCTGGTTGTCTTACCTCTCGCTCCGATCTTACGTCGTTGAAAAAGCACAAATTCCTGTGACAATTGtttcaatatatttttacatttgACTTATGGGGTAATCGCCAAAAATGTAAATTAGGGAAAcattaatatatatacaaatatgTGCGTGTATACaggaacaaaaaaaattaatattcTATCATTAAGTAAGAAAGGAAGGAAAACGGTTAGATTCCTAGCCTTTTCAATTGTTCTAAACGTTCATCAACGGCGTGTTCGAATTGGCTTGGAGTAGATGTCCGCCCACCTAGCAATTTCGCATGTATACATTGTAGTGCTTTTATAGAGTCTGTTTCGTTAATAACGCAGGATATATTGATTTCATTGGCACCTTGGGAGATCATTTCAATGTTGATACCTTCTTCTGCCAGAGTGGTGAACATGGTACCAGCAATACCAATGTATTGCTTCATGTGTTTACCAACTAATGAGACAATGGATAATTTCTTTGTAACATCAACAGAACctaaaatttttaatttttcttcagcttGTCTCAAGGACTTTAGTGAGTCTGCGTCTGGGATGGGTAAAGCCATGGAAACATGAACTTCTGAAGTAGAGATCAAATCAACGACCAATTTAAATTTGTCCAAAATGGTAAATATTTGAGCTAAGAACCCATGAGATAATGTTTTCTTATTAGAGTGGATgttgatgacgaagatgtcATTCTTGGTGGTAATAGCAGTGGCACCtctcttcctcttttcgTAGAAGGATGAAGACAAGTTCTCTGGAGGATGTGGTGGGGTAGATTCACCCTTCTTAGCTATGTTATCTGGGTAGATAATGGTACCATTACCTAATGGATTTTGAACATTTTTGATTCTGATAGGAATCTTGGCTCTGATAACTTGCTCCATTGTGAACGGATGAATAACTTCAGAACCATAATATGTTAATTCAGAAGCTTCTTCTGGAGTCACACTATCCAACAAACGTGCTTCAGGAACCTTACGAGGATCGGCAGAAAAGATACCGTCCACTTCTTTCCAAACCTGTAATTCGTCAGCATTCAAAGCGACGGCGATTAAAGCAGCACATAAATCAGTGTAACCACGACCGACACCATTTAGAAGCCCCGTGGGGaccaaaccaaaaaatccTGTGAAGACCGGAACAATACGTTCCTTAGCACTTACAAAAGGTACTAGCTTTTCCTTCAATGCCTGGACTAGGAAGGTGTAGAAACTATTGTCTAGAGCGCTGGCACTAAAATCAGAAGGAACGATATGGGTTAAATCCACATATTTGGCCTTGCAACCACGATCGTTACATAAGGCAGTGATGAACAGACAACTCAACTTTTCCCCACAAGACATAACCAGATCCACAGTACGTGAACTAACTTCACctaaaacttttgaagcattcaaatatttcttgACTAGttctaattctttattGGTATCGTCGACTAGCCTGGTTTGTAAGGCCGGATTGAGAATAAAACGATCAGCGTTATCTATATGATCTTGTCTGATGACTTCAATAATATCTTGGAACTCTGATTCCTGCGAGGCTAAATCACAACATTTTAAGAGACGAGAAGTAGTACCTTCCGCCTTGGTGTATGAGGAACGGGCTGAACAAACAACAGCGACGTCATTGTTGGCACCGTCAGGGTTGGAGTAGTATTTTACAATGTCATCCACTATTTGGATAGGGAACTTACCGACAGAAGTACCTCCGAACTTTTGTACGACCCAGTTTGAATGGCTCGATGTAGTATGAAAGTCCATTGGCGTGAAAGTGAaagactgaaaaaaaaagctttttttgcaaagtaATATAGCTATGTAAGCCTAAACAATGGAGAAGAGCTATTAGATTTTTGACTATGTAAAGGTGCCTTccaacaaaagcaaacacTAGACGGTGAAAATAGAGCAATTGTTTCGGTAGTtttcttatatatacacattaTACATGGCACATTACTTCTTCgaaggaaaaaga
Encoded here:
- the HOM3 gene encoding aspartate kinase codes for the protein MDFHTTSSHSNWVVQKFGGTSVGKFPIQIVDDIVKYYSNPDGANNDVAVVCSARSSYTKAEGTTSRLLKCCDLASQESEFQDIIEVIRQDHIDNADRFILNPALQTRLVDDTNKELELVKKYLNASKVLGEVSSRTVDLVMSCGEKLSCLFITALCNDRGCKAKYVDLTHIVPSDFSASALDNSFYTFLVQALKEKLVPFVSAKERIVPVFTGFFGLVPTGLLNGVGRGYTDLCAALIAVALNADELQVWKEVDGIFSADPRKVPEARLLDSVTPEEASELTYYGSEVIHPFTMEQVIRAKIPIRIKNVQNPLGNGTIIYPDNIAKKGESTPPHPPENLSSSFYEKRKRGATAITTKNDIFVINIHSNKKTLSHGFLAQIFTILDKFKLVVDLISTSEVHVSMALPIPDADSLKSLRQAEEKLKILGSVDVTKKLSIVSLVGKHMKQYIGIAGTMFTTLAEEGINIEMISQGANEINISCVINETDSIKALQCIHAKLLGGRTSTPSQFEHAVDERLEQLKRLGI